From the Alteromonas sp. CI.11.F.A3 genome, the window AGATACTTTGCAGCCTAAAGATACTGAATCTTGGCGGCTATCATTCTGCCGATACAGTTGCTCAATATGCAAGGTGATAACGGGGCTGTCTTCATTTGCTCTGAAAGTGGCAGTATAAGGATCGTGGCTGTCGAAGGGTAATTCGTTAAGTGCATCTTCGTTTGCGCTTAATTTTACGCCTTGAAGCGAGACATCAATAATAATGACATCAATGCGCTTATCATGATGAGCAAGTGTTCCTTTTACGGCCAATGGAATACGTGTAAATAAGCGTTTGTCCGACATAAATCCCTCAAGCTAGAAAATCTTTGATTCACTCAGTATTAGTGATGTTAGTACACAAGGCAACTAGCAATAAGTGTAGTGGTGTAAAGCTATTTTTCACCGAGCCTAAAAAAACGGGCTAATAAGAGCCCGTTCTACAAAAAAGAGACGCAGCATTATCTACACCGCGCTGTCTAGGTTAATGCTACTTGGCTATGCGCTTGTATTTTAGTCTGTGAGGTTCCACCGCATCTTGCCCGAATTCAGCCTTAAGCCACGTTTCGTAGTCAGAGTAGTTACCTTCAAAGAAGTTAATGTTACCTTCGTCGCGGTAATCCATGATGTGTGTGGCAACTCTATCTAAGAACCATCTATCATGGGAAATAACCATGGCGCAGCCTGGGAATTCCAATAAGGCATTCTCAAGCGCTCGTAAGGTTTCAACATCCAAGTCGTTAGTTGGTTCATCGAGTAGCAACACGTTGCCGCCAGCTTTTAACAGCTTGGCTAAATGCACACGGTTTCGTTCACCACCAGACAAGTCTTTAATAAACTTCTGCTGATCGTTGCCTTTAAAGTTAAAGCGGCTGCAATATGCACGGCTATTTATTTCGAAGTTACCAATACGAATAATATCTTGTTCTTCCGAAATTTCTTTAAACACCGTGGTGTTTTCATTCATATGATCGCGAAACTGCTCAACGCTAGCAATTTTCACAGAGTCACCCAAGCTAATATCACCTGAATCAGGTTGCTCTGCACCGGTAAGCATTCTAAATAGGGTAGATTTACCCGCACCGTTTGGCCCGACAATCCCTACAATTGCCCCTTTAGGAACTTTAAACGACAAGTCATCAATAAGTACACGTTCACCATAAGACTTATTAAGGTGTTCAACTTCAATAACCTTGTCACCTAAACGCTCACCAGGTGGAATGAAAAGCTCGTTAGTTTCGTTACGTTTTTGGTAATCGCCCGTGGACATTTCTTCAAAGCGAGCCATACGCGCTTTGCTTTTTGCATGGCGGCCTTTTGGATTAGAGCGAACCCATTCGAGTTCTTGTCTAATACTCTTTTGACGGGCATTTTCGCTGCGTTCTTCTTGCTGTAAACGTTGGTCCTTTTGTTCCAACCAAGAAGAATAGTTACCTTCCCATGGAATACCTTCACCACGGTCTAGTTCTAATATCCAGCCTGCAACATTATCAAGAAAGTATCTATCATGGGTAATTGCCACTACCGTGCCTTCATAATCGTGAAGGAAACGTTCTAACCAAGCAACAGATTCAGCATCCAAGTGGTTCGTCGGTTCATCAAGCAGCAGCATTTCCGGCTTTTCAAGTAACAAACGGCATAAAGCAACACGGCGGCGCTCACCACCTGATAACTTGCTAACGTCTGCATCCCATGCTGGAAGACGAAGAGCTTCAGCAGCACGGTTTAAGGTATTCTCTAAGTTATGCCCGTCTTTCGACTGAATAATCGCCTCTAACTCACCTTGTTCTTTTGCAAGGGCGTCGAAGTCGGCATCAGCTTCTGCGTAAGCGGCATAAACTTCATCCAAGCGAGTTAGCGCGTGTTTAACGTCGGCTAATGCTTCTTCCACGTTTCCGCGAACATCTTTCGATTCGTCTAGTTGCGGCTCCTGAGGCAGGTAGCCTATTTTAAGGCCTGGTTGAGGGCGTGCTTCACCTTCAATCTCGGTGTCTAACCCAGCCATGATGCGTAGTAAGGTAGATTTACCAGAACCGTTTAAACCCAATACGCCAATTTTTGCGCCGGGGAAAAAACTAAGAGAGATATTTTTAAGAATTTGACGGTTCGGTGGAACAATTTTCCCCACGCGATGCATACTATAAACGTATTGAGCCATGCTGTGTCCTTGCCAGAAAATAAAGCATCATTGTACTCGTAACAGGATAGTCTGTGCCAGTGTGAACCGCCATACAACCTCATGCTTGATGGTATTTTGTTCAATTGAAGTAAAAAGAAGGCGAAAAGTGCGAATAATACGGCGGTCACCTTTAACAAATTAAGGTAAACTTCGCTAGCATACGCTTTAATGAAAAAATAGGTATTCACTGTATGACTACAATGAACAAACGTCCTTACAGCCTATCGGAACTTGCCAGCCATGTAGGCGGTGTTGTAGAGGGAGACGGCAGTGTCGTTATCTCTGCGGTAGGAACGCTGGCAGGCGCTGCCAGCCATCAAATCTCATTTCTTACTAATCCGAAATATAAATCACAGTTAAGCGATACCTCTGCCGGTGCGGTTATTCTTCACAGCAGCTTGAAAGACACGGCACCGTGTCCCGCGCTTGTGGTAGACAACCCCCACGCAGCGTTCGCACGCATCGCACAGCTTTTCGACACCACGCCAGTCGTTGCAAGTGGTATTGCCGACACCGCTGTGATTGCATCGTCGGCCAATATCGGTAGTGATGTGTCGTTAGGTCACAATGTGATTATCGAAGATAACGTAATACTTGGTGACCGCGTAACTATTGGAGCGAATACGGTGATTCGCAAAGGTACGCGCATTGGTGAAGGCAGTGTTATTCACCCCAACGTAACCATTTATCATGACGTGATAATAGGTAAGCGAGTTACAGTGCATAGCCAAACGGTTATTGGTGCAGCAGGCTTTGGCTACGCAAACGATAAAGGCGTGTGGCTTCCTATTCCGCAAACCGGCTCAGTACGCATCGGTGATGACAGTCAAATTGGTGCAAGCAGCACTATCGACCGTGGAGCCATGGAAGATACCGTACTAGGTACCAACGTGATTATCGATAACCAAGTGCAGGTGGGACATAACTGCATTATTGGCGATCATTCATGTATTTGCGGTGCTACGGGCATTGCGGGCAGTTGTCATATCGGCAAATACGTTGTTATCGGTGGAGGTGTGGGCGTGAATGGTCACATTTCTATTTGCGATAAAGTACAAGTTACCGGCTATTCCATGATTGTCCAAGATATCACCGAACCAGGCGTTTATTCTTCAGGTCAGCCAGCTACGTCTAACCGAGAATGGAAGCGAAATACCATAAGGCTGCAGAAAATAGGCAGTTTATTTGACCGTGTTAAAGCGCTAGAAAAACAGGTCTGATGTCACTGTAGCGCAGGTGTTACGTTAAACCTGCGCCATTTAAATTAAATTGGTCATAAAGCGGTATACAAGCCCTTGAAAATGACTAGAATATGCCACGAACAAGCCATCAATCAATGCCGTTAAGGAGCCCTCATGTTACCTCGCGAAATGAATATCGCTGACTTTGACCCAGAATTAGCCGATGCAATGGCAAAAGAAGTTGTCCGTCAGGAACAGCATATCGAACTTATCGCCTCTGAAAACTACTGTAGCCCACGTGTTATGGAAGCGCAGGGTTCTCAGCTTACTAACAAGTACGCTGAAGGTTACCCAGGCAAGCGTTATTACGGCGGTTGTGAGCACGTTGACGTGGTAGAGCAACTGGCTATCGACCGTGCTAAAGAGCTTTTCGGTGCCGATTACGCTAACGTACAGCCTCACTCAGGTTCACAAGCCAACTCTGCCGTATTTATGGCATTGCTTGATGCGGGCGATACTGTACTTGGTATGAGCCTTTCTGAAGGTGGTCATTTAACGCATGGTTCTCACGTTAACTTTTCGGGCAAAACCTACAATGCCGTTCAGTATGGCTTGAACCACGACACTGGCGAAATCGATTACGAACAAGTTGCTGCGTTAGCAGAAGAACATAAACCGAAAATGATTATTGGTGGTTTCTCAGCTTATTCAGGTATTGTTGATTGGGCAAAATTCCGTGAAATCGCCGACAGCGTTGGTGCTTTCCTATTAGTTGATATGGCGCACGTTGCGGGTTTGATTGCGGCGGGTGTTTATCCTAACCCACTGCCACACGCACACGTAGTGACAACCACCACGCATAAAACCCTAGCGGGCCCACGTAGCGGACTAATTTTGTCAGCGTGTGGTGACGAAGCCATTTATAAAAAGCTTCAAAGCTCAGTATTCCCTGGCAACCAAGGTGGTCCTTTGTGCCATGTTATTGCAGCAAAAGCAGTAGCGTTTAAAGAAGCACTTCAGCCAGACTTTAAAGAATACCAAACACAGGTTGTTGCGAACGCAAAAGCCATGGTGGCGGTAATGCAAGAACGCGGATACAAAATTGTATCTAATGGCACTGAAAACCATTTGTTCTTGCTAGACCTTATCGATAAAGGTATTACAGGCAAAGAAGCTGATGCTGCCCTTGGTTCTGCTAACATTACTGTTAACAAGAACTCGGTTCCTAATGATCCTCGCTCACCGTTTGTTACCAGCGGATTGCGTATCGGTAGTCCAGCGATTACTCGTCGTGGATTTAAAGAAGAACAAGCCAAACAAGTCGCTACATGGATTTGTGATGTGCTAGATAACATGGGTGATGACAGCGTTATCGACCGTGTTAAAAGTGAAGTGGTTGCCCTTTGTGAACAGTTCCCTGTTTACGCGTAAGCAACCTAGATAAGAAAGTTACCGCGCGTTAGTCTTTTTAATCGAAGGCTATCGCGTAGTAAAAAAGTAAGTTAAGGAACGCTCATGTTTTGCCCCTTTTGTTCAGCACAAGAAACAAAAGTGATTGACTCTCGCCTAGTGGCAGAGGGGCATCAGGTGCGCAGACGTCGTGAATGCGCAATGTGTCACGAACGTTTTACTACCTTCGAAAGTGCAGAACTTGTGATGCCACGTGTTATCAAACGTGATGGCTCACGGGAGCCTTTCAACGAAGATAAGCTTCGTGCAGGCTTACAGCGCGCGCTAGAAAAACGCCCAGTGAGTACAGAAAAAGTTGAACAGTGTATCTTGTCGCTTAAGTCAGAGCTTAGGGCAACCGGCGAACGAGAAGTGGGGAGCGAACTGTTAGGTAACCTTATTATGAAAGCGCTCAAAGAGCTGGATAAGGTCGCTTACGTGCGGTTTGCCTCTGTTTATCGTTCCTTTGAAGATATCCGAGAGTTTGGTGAGGAAATAGCCAGACTAGGGGATTAACCACGGGATATGCAGTGTCAATTAATACTACCCATGCGCATGTAAATAGCAGCTCAAACACCGACGTAGGCAAAAGCCACAGTAGTCGTTCAATCAGTGACTTGCCTAGCAGGGAGGTTGAAAGTGACTATTATTGGATGGCCAAAGCCATTCGACTGGCGCAAAGAGGCCAATATACTACTTCTCCTAATCCCCGTGTTGGCTGTGTCATTGTTAATAGCAACAATGAATCTATTGGCCAAGGTATACATATTCAAGCCGGTACGCCGCATGCCGAAATTCATGCCCTTCGTGAAGCTGGGAAAAGCGCAAAGGGCGCTACAGCCTACGTAACGCTAGAGCCATGTAGCCATTATGGCCGAACGCCCCCCTGCGCAGAAGCACTGATAAAAGCACAAGTCTCGCGGGTGGTTATTGCCATGACTGATCCCAATCCCAATGTCAGCGGTAATGGTATTCGCATGTTACAAGATGCGGGCATTGAGGTGTCATCCGATATTATGTCGGCAGAATCTGCCGCTTTGAACCCAGGTTTTATCAAGCGCATGCTAACAGGCAAACCTTACGTTCGAGTGAAATTGGGCATAAGTGTGGATGGAAAAATCGCGCTTCAAAATGGCAACAGCCAATGGATAACCGGGCCAGAAGCCAGAAGAGATGTACAGCACTACCGTGCACAAAGCTGCGCAGTGTTAACAGGTTCGGGTACGGTAAAAGCCGATAACCCAAGTCTATTAGTGAGACCAGACGAAGCGAAGTTTGCGCATTACCCGTTGGAGGCTATTCGCCAGCCAGTGCGGGTAATAGTGAATAGTGCCGATGATCTTTCAAGGGACTATACGTGCATGAACGATGGACATCCCACCTTTGTGGCATCTACCCAACATAACGCCGATACGGATAATCGCCAACACCTAACTGTTGATGCGATGAACGGTAAAGTGGATATCAGTAAACTTATGCTGCAGTTAGGCGCTATGCAGTTTAATGAAGTGTGGGTAGAAGCAGGACCAGGTTTAGCTGGCGCATTGATGATGGCCGGTGAAGTAGACGAACTCATTTGTTATCAAGCACCTAAGCTATTGGGAGACAAAGGGGTGAGTATGGTATCTTTACCCACCTTTACCGAATTGAATCAAGCTATTGAATTGTCGCTGATTGAAAGTCGACAAATAGGTAACGATATGAAGCTTCGTTACAGTCTCAACGCGCCTCAACAGCCCTCAATAGCCTTATAGGAACATTATGTTTACTGGAATTATTCAAGCTTTAGGCAAGATTACCAAACTCGATAACCGTGGTAGTGACATACGGTTAACGGTTTCATCAACTACACTGGATATGGCTGATGTTGCGCTTGGCGACAGTATCGCTACCAACGGGGTATGCCTTACCGTGACTGATATGGGTAGCGATTATTACTGTGCAGATGTGTCGGCTGAAACCATAAAACTCACCGGCTTTGCCCATTATGGCACGGGTTCTACGGTGAACCTTGAAAAGGCAATGCGACCCACTGACAGACTGGGCGGACACATTGTTTCGGGTCACGTCGATGGCGTTGGCGAGATCAGTAAAATTATAAAACACACCGACTATGTTGAATTTTGGGTAAAAGCACCTACATCTTTAGCCAAGTATATTGCGCATAAGGGCAGCATTACTGTTGATGGCGTGAGCCTTACGGTAAATGAAGTAAACGGTGCTGAGTTTATGCTATGGATAATTCCTCACACGTTGAAAGAAACGGTGATGGGAAATTATGAAGTAGGCACCGCGGTAAATTTAGAAGTAGATGTAATAGCACGTTACCTTGAACGCTTAATGATGGGTGATAAAGCAGCATCACCCATATCAAAAGACATTGATATGGCGTTTTTGGCTGAGAACGGATTTTTGAGAAAGTAACCCTACAAGAAGTATAAAAACTATGGCATTTAACACCTCGAAAGAA encodes:
- the ribD gene encoding bifunctional diaminohydroxyphosphoribosylaminopyrimidine deaminase/5-amino-6-(5-phosphoribosylamino)uracil reductase RibD — protein: MAKAIRLAQRGQYTTSPNPRVGCVIVNSNNESIGQGIHIQAGTPHAEIHALREAGKSAKGATAYVTLEPCSHYGRTPPCAEALIKAQVSRVVIAMTDPNPNVSGNGIRMLQDAGIEVSSDIMSAESAALNPGFIKRMLTGKPYVRVKLGISVDGKIALQNGNSQWITGPEARRDVQHYRAQSCAVLTGSGTVKADNPSLLVRPDEAKFAHYPLEAIRQPVRVIVNSADDLSRDYTCMNDGHPTFVASTQHNADTDNRQHLTVDAMNGKVDISKLMLQLGAMQFNEVWVEAGPGLAGALMMAGEVDELICYQAPKLLGDKGVSMVSLPTFTELNQAIELSLIESRQIGNDMKLRYSLNAPQQPSIAL
- the nrdR gene encoding transcriptional regulator NrdR, giving the protein MFCPFCSAQETKVIDSRLVAEGHQVRRRRECAMCHERFTTFESAELVMPRVIKRDGSREPFNEDKLRAGLQRALEKRPVSTEKVEQCILSLKSELRATGEREVGSELLGNLIMKALKELDKVAYVRFASVYRSFEDIREFGEEIARLGD
- a CDS encoding PilZ domain-containing protein, encoding MSDKRLFTRIPLAVKGTLAHHDKRIDVIIIDVSLQGVKLSANEDALNELPFDSHDPYTATFRANEDSPVITLHIEQLYRQNDSRQDSVSLGCKVSQMDVDSISALRRLILLNSQEADLNEKELNALIEAVYSNASNASLS
- the lpxD gene encoding UDP-3-O-(3-hydroxymyristoyl)glucosamine N-acyltransferase, with the protein product MTTMNKRPYSLSELASHVGGVVEGDGSVVISAVGTLAGAASHQISFLTNPKYKSQLSDTSAGAVILHSSLKDTAPCPALVVDNPHAAFARIAQLFDTTPVVASGIADTAVIASSANIGSDVSLGHNVIIEDNVILGDRVTIGANTVIRKGTRIGEGSVIHPNVTIYHDVIIGKRVTVHSQTVIGAAGFGYANDKGVWLPIPQTGSVRIGDDSQIGASSTIDRGAMEDTVLGTNVIIDNQVQVGHNCIIGDHSCICGATGIAGSCHIGKYVVIGGGVGVNGHISICDKVQVTGYSMIVQDITEPGVYSSGQPATSNREWKRNTIRLQKIGSLFDRVKALEKQV
- the ettA gene encoding energy-dependent translational throttle protein EttA, with the translated sequence MAQYVYSMHRVGKIVPPNRQILKNISLSFFPGAKIGVLGLNGSGKSTLLRIMAGLDTEIEGEARPQPGLKIGYLPQEPQLDESKDVRGNVEEALADVKHALTRLDEVYAAYAEADADFDALAKEQGELEAIIQSKDGHNLENTLNRAAEALRLPAWDADVSKLSGGERRRVALCRLLLEKPEMLLLDEPTNHLDAESVAWLERFLHDYEGTVVAITHDRYFLDNVAGWILELDRGEGIPWEGNYSSWLEQKDQRLQQEERSENARQKSIRQELEWVRSNPKGRHAKSKARMARFEEMSTGDYQKRNETNELFIPPGERLGDKVIEVEHLNKSYGERVLIDDLSFKVPKGAIVGIVGPNGAGKSTLFRMLTGAEQPDSGDISLGDSVKIASVEQFRDHMNENTTVFKEISEEQDIIRIGNFEINSRAYCSRFNFKGNDQQKFIKDLSGGERNRVHLAKLLKAGGNVLLLDEPTNDLDVETLRALENALLEFPGCAMVISHDRWFLDRVATHIMDYRDEGNINFFEGNYSDYETWLKAEFGQDAVEPHRLKYKRIAK
- a CDS encoding riboflavin synthase, encoding MFTGIIQALGKITKLDNRGSDIRLTVSSTTLDMADVALGDSIATNGVCLTVTDMGSDYYCADVSAETIKLTGFAHYGTGSTVNLEKAMRPTDRLGGHIVSGHVDGVGEISKIIKHTDYVEFWVKAPTSLAKYIAHKGSITVDGVSLTVNEVNGAEFMLWIIPHTLKETVMGNYEVGTAVNLEVDVIARYLERLMMGDKAASPISKDIDMAFLAENGFLRK
- the glyA gene encoding serine hydroxymethyltransferase encodes the protein MLPREMNIADFDPELADAMAKEVVRQEQHIELIASENYCSPRVMEAQGSQLTNKYAEGYPGKRYYGGCEHVDVVEQLAIDRAKELFGADYANVQPHSGSQANSAVFMALLDAGDTVLGMSLSEGGHLTHGSHVNFSGKTYNAVQYGLNHDTGEIDYEQVAALAEEHKPKMIIGGFSAYSGIVDWAKFREIADSVGAFLLVDMAHVAGLIAAGVYPNPLPHAHVVTTTTHKTLAGPRSGLILSACGDEAIYKKLQSSVFPGNQGGPLCHVIAAKAVAFKEALQPDFKEYQTQVVANAKAMVAVMQERGYKIVSNGTENHLFLLDLIDKGITGKEADAALGSANITVNKNSVPNDPRSPFVTSGLRIGSPAITRRGFKEEQAKQVATWICDVLDNMGDDSVIDRVKSEVVALCEQFPVYA